In bacterium, a single genomic region encodes these proteins:
- the wecB gene encoding UDP-N-acetylglucosamine 2-epimerase (non-hydrolyzing) — protein sequence MKLINIVGARPQFIKLAPILKAIDLYNKEADGDRIQEVLLHSGQHYDYEMSGVFFEELGLKAPDEDLGVGSGPHGAQTGEMLRRIEQVLLREKPDRVIVYGDTNSTLAGALAAAKLHIPVAHVEAGLRSFNRRMPEEINRVLTDHLCDLLFCPTERAVENLRREGIAQGVHWVGDVMYDAVLQYAELAERKSRILEELGLEKEGYALATVHRAENTDDPERLRAILSGLEGVACEGLPVILPLHPRTEKEMQRLGIAPNSIRIMDPVSYLDMVLLEKKARVIVTDSGGVQKEAFFFRVPCVTLREETEWVETVEAGWNVLAGCDPERILRAVLEARPGVESVWPFGDGRAAERIVNLVSGR from the coding sequence GTGAAGCTCATTAACATCGTGGGTGCTCGGCCCCAGTTTATAAAACTGGCGCCAATTTTAAAGGCAATCGACCTTTATAATAAAGAGGCTGATGGAGATCGTATCCAGGAGGTTCTGCTCCATTCCGGCCAGCATTACGACTATGAGATGTCCGGTGTGTTCTTTGAGGAACTGGGTCTGAAAGCGCCGGACGAGGACCTGGGCGTGGGTTCCGGACCCCACGGCGCTCAGACCGGCGAGATGCTCCGGCGAATCGAGCAGGTCCTTTTGCGGGAAAAGCCCGATAGAGTGATTGTCTATGGCGATACCAACAGCACGCTGGCCGGGGCTCTGGCAGCGGCGAAACTGCATATCCCGGTGGCTCACGTGGAGGCCGGGCTACGCTCCTTTAACCGCAGGATGCCCGAGGAGATCAACCGGGTGCTCACCGACCACCTCTGCGACCTCCTCTTCTGCCCAACCGAAAGGGCGGTGGAAAACCTGAGGCGGGAAGGGATTGCACAGGGCGTGCATTGGGTGGGCGACGTGATGTACGATGCCGTCCTACAATATGCCGAACTGGCGGAGAGGAAGTCGCGGATTCTGGAGGAATTGGGCCTGGAGAAGGAAGGTTACGCGCTAGCCACCGTCCATCGGGCAGAGAACACCGATGACCCGGAGCGGTTACGCGCCATCCTTTCGGGGCTGGAAGGAGTTGCTTGTGAAGGGTTGCCCGTTATTCTGCCCCTGCATCCCCGCACGGAAAAGGAGATGCAAAGGCTGGGGATCGCTCCTAACTCTATCCGGATAATGGATCCGGTCTCGTATCTGGATATGGTCCTCCTGGAAAAGAAGGCGCGGGTGATCGTCACCGACTCCGGCGGCGTGCAGAAGGAGGCCTTCTTCTTCCGCGTCCCCTGCGTGACCCTCCGGGAGGAGACCGAGTGGGTGGAGACGGTGGAGGCAGGCTGGAACGTCCTCGCAGGCTGTGATCCGGAACGGATTCTCCGGGCGGTCTTGGAGGCCCGGCCGGGGGTAGAATCGGTCTGGCCCTTTGGCGACGGCCGGGCGGCGGAGAGGATTGTGAACTTAGTGAGCGGAAGGTAG
- a CDS encoding acyltransferase produces MSQNKYFVHPSSFIDEGVEIGEGTRIWYFSHIQSGARIGNFCVIGQNVNIGKNVTIGNFCKIQNNVSVYEGVTLDDYVFCGPSCVFTNVSNPRAEIIRHHIFQKTLVKRGVSIGANATIVCGITIGMYAFIAAGSVVISDVPDYALMMGVPAKQKGWVSRHGHRLVNPDSHGIYLCPESHWRYQEIKPGVLRCLDWPEDKPLKSL; encoded by the coding sequence ATGAGCCAAAATAAATATTTTGTTCATCCAAGCAGCTTCATCGATGAAGGAGTAGAAATAGGAGAAGGAACACGGATATGGTATTTTAGCCATATCCAAAGCGGAGCCAGAATTGGTAACTTTTGTGTGATTGGTCAAAATGTGAACATTGGAAAAAACGTGACAATAGGCAATTTTTGCAAAATTCAAAATAATGTTTCAGTTTATGAAGGCGTGACTCTAGATGATTATGTTTTTTGTGGGCCTTCATGTGTATTTACCAATGTATCAAATCCCCGAGCAGAAATTATTAGACATCACATTTTTCAAAAAACTCTTGTGAAAAGGGGGGTCTCTATAGGCGCTAATGCAACTATCGTGTGCGGTATTACAATAGGAATGTATGCGTTTATTGCGGCTGGGTCTGTTGTTATTTCTGATGTTCCCGATTACGCCCTTATGATGGGGGTTCCTGCCAAGCAAAAAGGCTGGGTGAGCAGACATGGGCATCGACTTGTTAATCCGGATAGTCATGGTATCTATCTCTGTCCGGAAAGTCATTGGCGCTACCAAGAAATTAAGCCGGGTGTTTTGAGATGTCTTGATTGGCCTGAAGATAAACCCTTAAAGAGTCTATGA
- a CDS encoding Gfo/Idh/MocA family oxidoreductase has protein sequence MKNFAIIGVAGYIAPRHLKAIKDTNNQLVAALDKSDSVGIIDSFFPDADFFTEFERFDRHLERLRRKEPERAVHYVSICSPNYLHDAHCRFALRIGADAICEKPLVLNPWNIDALKDAEEEYGHKIYTVLQLRLHPEILKLKEQIEQNKTDSLYDIDLTYVTARGRWYFYSWKGIEDKSGGIATNIGVHFFDMLSWIFGPPLKNIVHLRRPNVAAGYLELKKARVRWFLSLRFEDLPQETLSNRKRSYRWIEINGEPFDFTDGFLDLHTRIYEEVLKGNGFRLDDNRDATNIVYNIRKGEIRPRAGDVHPKAVKLLGEV, from the coding sequence ATGAAAAATTTTGCCATCATCGGGGTTGCCGGCTACATAGCCCCTCGTCACCTTAAAGCCATCAAGGACACAAATAATCAATTGGTGGCGGCGCTCGATAAGAGCGATTCTGTCGGGATTATCGATTCATTTTTCCCGGACGCGGATTTTTTCACCGAGTTTGAGCGATTTGATAGGCATTTGGAAAGGCTACGTCGCAAAGAGCCGGAAAGAGCGGTACATTACGTAAGCATCTGCTCCCCCAATTACCTTCACGACGCACACTGCCGGTTCGCTCTCCGTATTGGAGCTGATGCTATCTGTGAGAAACCTTTGGTTCTTAACCCTTGGAACATAGATGCTCTAAAAGACGCTGAGGAAGAATATGGCCATAAGATATATACAGTTCTTCAACTTCGATTGCACCCGGAAATATTGAAATTGAAGGAACAAATAGAGCAGAACAAGACTGATTCACTTTATGATATTGACCTGACCTATGTAACAGCTCGTGGTCGCTGGTATTTTTATTCCTGGAAGGGGATAGAAGATAAATCGGGCGGAATCGCAACCAATATAGGAGTTCATTTCTTTGATATGCTGAGCTGGATTTTTGGCCCGCCTTTGAAAAATATTGTTCATTTGAGGCGACCCAACGTTGCTGCCGGTTATCTTGAGCTAAAAAAAGCTCGAGTCAGATGGTTTTTATCGTTGAGATTTGAAGATTTGCCGCAAGAAACTCTATCAAATCGTAAAAGATCCTATCGCTGGATAGAGATCAATGGCGAGCCGTTTGATTTTACCGATGGTTTCCTGGACCTCCACACCAGAATTTATGAAGAGGTCTTAAAGGGAAACGGGTTTCGTCTCGATGACAATAGGGATGCTACAAATATAGTTTATAACATTAGAAAGGGAGAAATAAGGCCGAGAGCTGGCGACGTTCATCCCAAGGCCGTTAAACTTTTAGGCGAAGTCTGA
- a CDS encoding UDP-N-acetylglucosamine 4,6-dehydratase family protein translates to MTGAGGSIGSEVVKTILQFQPRKVIALDIDETDLFNLKNKLPKAPCDVLPVIADIRDKKKLEHIFRTCRPEVIVHSAAYKHVPIIEDSPDEAIKTNVLGTKNLAELAIQYGTERFINISTDKAINPTSIMGATKRVSEELLKVLNKMNSTRFISVRFGNVLGSRGSVIPLFEEQIKRGGGGPVAVTHPEMKRYFMVVSEAVLLVLQAAANGEGGEVFILDMGEPIKIIDLAREMIRLSGFEPDMDIKIEFTGIRPGEKLFEELLEAEEGSEPTEHPKIFTARSHMTNNGLNGKDERWLLKKIDLSIEKSLNNPNRQDLVAAIQELLPTFRLN, encoded by the coding sequence GTGACGGGAGCAGGAGGGTCCATCGGAAGTGAAGTGGTCAAAACCATCCTTCAATTTCAACCGAGAAAAGTCATAGCCCTCGACATCGATGAAACAGATCTTTTTAACCTAAAGAATAAATTGCCGAAAGCACCTTGCGATGTTCTTCCAGTTATCGCAGATATAAGAGATAAGAAGAAGCTTGAGCACATATTTAGAACCTGCAGGCCTGAAGTCATCGTGCATTCTGCGGCTTATAAACATGTGCCAATCATTGAAGATTCCCCTGATGAAGCTATTAAAACAAACGTTCTCGGCACTAAGAATCTAGCTGAGCTGGCCATTCAATATGGAACGGAGAGATTCATAAACATCTCCACTGATAAGGCTATCAACCCGACGAGCATCATGGGCGCCACCAAAAGAGTCAGTGAGGAACTGCTCAAGGTTTTGAATAAAATGAACAGCACGAGGTTTATTTCGGTGCGATTTGGTAATGTCCTGGGAAGCCGGGGCAGTGTCATTCCTCTTTTTGAAGAACAGATCAAAAGGGGGGGGGGGGGACCTGTGGCTGTGACACACCCGGAGATGAAAAGGTATTTCATGGTTGTCTCAGAGGCTGTCCTTTTGGTCTTGCAGGCTGCCGCCAACGGAGAAGGTGGAGAAGTGTTCATTCTTGATATGGGAGAGCCGATAAAAATCATTGACCTGGCGAGAGAAATGATCAGATTGAGCGGATTTGAACCGGACATGGATATCAAAATAGAGTTTACGGGCATAAGGCCCGGGGAAAAGCTGTTTGAAGAACTATTAGAAGCGGAAGAAGGCTCGGAACCAACGGAACATCCCAAAATATTTACAGCCAGGTCTCACATGACCAATAATGGCCTCAATGGCAAAGACGAAAGATGGCTCTTAAAGAAAATCGATCTTTCGATTGAAAAGAGTCTTAACAATCCGAATAGACAAGACTTAGTGGCGGCCATTCAGGAGCTTTTACCCACATTTAGATTAAACTAA
- a CDS encoding HEPN domain-containing protein, with protein sequence MRKSALEEGARWLEQAQEDLKWAKDLAERGGYHIACFLAQQVGEKALKAFLYAQGLEIVIGHSIERLCSSASRWEAEFGERVKRWSILDGYYVPTRYPNSLPDSIPARVYTQDAAREAVRLAEEIVSFVKGVIQTV encoded by the coding sequence ATGAGAAAAAGCGCACTTGAAGAAGGTGCAAGATGGTTAGAGCAGGCCCAAGAGGACCTCAAGTGGGCCAAGGACCTGGCCGAGCGGGGCGGCTATCACATCGCCTGTTTTCTCGCGCAGCAGGTTGGGGAGAAGGCCTTGAAGGCTTTTCTGTACGCACAAGGGCTCGAGATCGTGATTGGGCATTCCATCGAGCGGTTGTGTAGTAGTGCTTCTCGCTGGGAGGCTGAATTCGGTGAGCGTGTAAAAAGATGGTCTATCCTTGACGGATACTATGTACCGACCCGGTATCCAAACAGCCTTCCTGATAGCATCCCGGCCCGCGTATATACTCAAGATGCGGCCAGGGAGGCCGTCCGGCTTGCGGAGGAGATTGTGAGCTTCGTAAAAGGTGTCATCCAGACAGTGTAA
- a CDS encoding nucleotidyltransferase domain-containing protein, whose product MQPEPNIFKDEDRLAYVRELEQALGRIVDVLSSVEEVERVSLFGSYARGRADLFTDLDILVVMDTDRAFLDRLRYLYGLLAVAVDVDILCYTPREFQTLKERPFLKRILQEEKVLYEKKRT is encoded by the coding sequence ATGCAGCCAGAACCAAATATCTTCAAGGATGAGGATCGCCTGGCCTACGTGAGGGAGCTTGAGCAAGCGCTTGGGCGAATCGTGGATGTGCTCTCCTCTGTGGAAGAGGTGGAAAGGGTGAGTCTTTTCGGCTCATACGCCCGCGGACGGGCTGACCTTTTCACTGACCTGGATATTCTCGTGGTGATGGACACTGATAGAGCCTTTTTGGACAGACTGCGCTACCTGTACGGGCTCTTGGCCGTGGCGGTGGATGTGGACATCCTGTGCTATACTCCGAGGGAGTTCCAAACCTTGAAGGAGAGACCTTTCTTGAAGCGCATCCTCCAAGAGGAGAAGGTGCTTTATGAGAAAAAGCGCACTTGA
- a CDS encoding DUF2283 domain-containing protein, which produces MRVTYDTQADALYIQLSEGEFVRNQEVAEGVILDIGENDALLGIEILEASSRFQLKDLARVEVLMPLELAAVPA; this is translated from the coding sequence ATGAGAGTCACTTACGATACTCAGGCCGATGCCCTATATATACAATTGAGTGAAGGGGAATTCGTCCGTAATCAGGAGGTAGCTGAAGGGGTTATCCTAGACATCGGTGAAAATGACGCACTGCTGGGGATAGAGATCCTGGAAGCATCGAGCCGCTTCCAATTAAAGGATCTGGCGCGGGTGGAAGTGCTGATGCCGTTGGAACTGGCCGCTGTGCCGGCTTAA
- a CDS encoding DUF4258 domain-containing protein, protein MLETVYTTHARQRMALRKITDEMVRRTLEMPEEQGTGYRHRSLAYRRFPEGRIKVVYAEDQGRIVVITVMWEED, encoded by the coding sequence ATGCTTGAAACCGTTTACACAACTCATGCCAGGCAGCGGATGGCTCTGAGAAAAATCACCGATGAGATGGTTCGCCGGACTCTGGAGATGCCGGAGGAGCAGGGAACGGGCTATCGGCATAGGTCTTTGGCTTATCGGCGTTTTCCGGAAGGCCGCATCAAGGTGGTTTACGCGGAAGACCAGGGCCGAATAGTTGTGATTACCGTTATGTGGGAGGAGGATTAG
- a CDS encoding nucleotidyltransferase domain-containing protein, translating into MQRRSFGSVRIAFLDKNRAVAELIQCAQRLMVEDHRVLCVGLFGSLARGEAVPSSDADLLIVLKEHSMGLWFERISEYADAFGSCSLPVEVFAYTVEELRRMLSEHSGFLRGALRELVPLSGDNRIWKELM; encoded by the coding sequence GTGCAGAGGCGATCCTTCGGTTCTGTGCGGATCGCCTTTCTAGATAAAAATCGGGCCGTAGCCGAACTGATCCAGTGTGCCCAGAGACTTATGGTGGAGGACCACAGGGTCCTGTGCGTGGGATTGTTCGGTTCCCTGGCCCGTGGAGAGGCTGTACCCAGCAGCGATGCCGACCTGCTCATAGTGCTAAAGGAGCATTCCATGGGGCTCTGGTTCGAACGCATCTCTGAGTATGCAGATGCCTTTGGGTCCTGCTCCTTGCCGGTAGAGGTTTTTGCTTATACCGTGGAGGAGCTAAGGAGGATGCTATCAGAACATTCCGGTTTTTTGCGTGGCGCCTTGCGGGAACTGGTTCCACTAAGCGGTGACAACAGGATTTGGAAAGAACTGATGTGA